From the genome of Ptychodera flava strain L36383 chromosome 22, AS_Pfla_20210202, whole genome shotgun sequence, one region includes:
- the LOC139122309 gene encoding uncharacterized protein, translating to MASAKPLEENDNLGKLGEYFLTCSLCQEYYKNAKTLQCLHSYCEGCLQTLVQKSAETLRCPECRCEFQLPVDGTSALASNFLINGEKYHDAEKKQIECDIDHYEIAEKNIASVCDFINVLINYGDWEAAAQFKQATVRVNEVMKIRTRYYPPKIPAIFRPNNEMMNGEGVIGILEEAIKVTRSKIPKYAITKEVIQIDVQYTDFHDYTTDRLQATLTDPDGKVKQLDVSRGSNCYRVKFREDAEGLYDLSLTVDGYSMPGSPFTIHVMSGENMAAQMKVGTVVIRGRDWSYGSEDGNPPGTGEITAERQYSGLITVKWSSTGICRQYFMKEGIYRCKLAGFY from the exons ATGGCCTCTGCAAAGCCATTGGAAGAGAACGACAATTTGGGAAAACTCGGCGAGTATTTCTTGACCTGCAGTCTTTGTCAAGAGTACTACAAGAATGCCAAGACATTACAGTGTCTACACTCTTACTGTGAGGGTTGCCTGCAGACATTGGTGCAGAAGAGCGCAGAAACTCTCAGATGTCCTGAATGCCGATGTGAATTTCAACTTCCGGTTGATGGCACCTCAGCTCTTGCCTCAAATTTCCTTATCAACGG TGAAAAATACCACGATGCcgaaaagaaacaaattgaatGTGATATCGATCATTACGAAATCGCAGAGAAGAATATCGCCAGTGTCTGTGACTTCATTAATGTCCTTATAAACTATGGCGACTGGGAGGCGGCCGCTCAGTTCAAACAGGCAACTGTACGTGTCaatgaagttatgaaaataAGAACAAGATATTACCCTCCGAAGATTCCTGCTATCTTCAGACCAAACAACGAGATGATGAACGGTGAGGGGGTTATTGGAATCTTGGAGGAGGCGATCAAGGTAACGCGATCTAAAATACCTAAGTATGCTAtcacaaaggaagtaatacagatAGATGTGCAGTACACAGACTTTCATGATTATACAACTGATCGACTTCAGGCAACCCTTACTGACCCAGATGGAAAAGTGAAACAACTGGACGTTAGCCGTGGATCGAACTGCTACAGAGTCAAATTTCGTGAAGACGCTGAAGGTCTCTATGACTTGTCATTGACTGTTGACGGATATAGCATGCCCGGTTCACCATTTACCATTCACGTCATGTCAG GTGAAAATATGGCTGCTCAAATGAAGGTGGGAACGGTTGTTATTAGGGGAAGAGATTGGAGCTATGGATCCGAG GATGGGAATCCACCGGGCACTGGTGAAATAACGGCTGAAAGACAGTACAGTGGATTGATAACGGTTAAGTGGAGCTCTACAGGCATTTGCAGGcaatattttatgaaagaaGGCATTTACCGCTGCAAATTAGCCGGTTTCTACTAA